The Natrinema sp. DC36 genome includes the window CCGTCCTGGTGGACGCGGATACGGTAGCCCTCGTACGAAAACGTGACGTGCGCGTTCGCCTCGAGGGGTGACGGTGACGAGAAGAGACCAGTGATGAGGCCATCGATACGGTAATATATCGGAGCGAGCTCCATCGGTTCGACATCATCGATATCAGCGATGACTTCGACGAGGCGAGCCGCCGGATCCTCCTGGTCGGTGTCGAGCTGTCGTCGAATCGCGCCGCCGTCAGCAGTAGCGCCGGTCAGTTCAGTCATCGATATCGTGACTGTCAGTGCTCCCGACGGGTAACTATTGTACCGGCTACTGCCTGCCCTGCTACCCGGCCTGCGTGACTTGCGGCAGGGCTCGATAGGCGACGGGATCGCCCCACGAAACGCCGGTGGGATACGGTTCCGAACGGTCGTCGTAGCTCCGCCGATTTACGAGAATCAAAGATTCTGGAACGACGTGACCTCGAGGTGGTTCACAGATCACCCGACCGGATCCGTTCCTCGGCCTCCTCGAGCGCCCGATCCCGGTCGAAGCCCTCGATAACCGCCCGGAGTTCGTCCTCGTCGGCCGCCGCCAGTTCCCGCGCGTGCTCGGTGATGTTCGGCACCGCGCGGATGATGTTGTCGACGATCGGCACGTCGGCCACCCGCGGCGAGCGCGACAGCGGGTTGAGGTCGATCACGATCTCGGTCTTGCCCATCTCGTCTAACGCCTCGGCGCGGTCGCCGTCCTCGAGGGGCACGAGCACGACGTCGGCCTCGTAGATGCCGTCGGCATCGACCTTCGAGCGCTCGTGGTCGAGGTTCGGAATGTGCGCGTCGGCCTCGAGCCCCTTGACCTCGTCCGCGCCGTGCTCGCGCAGGTGGTCGGCGATGGCTTCGATTCGCTCGGGCGTTCGGTTGAACAGGTTGACCTCGAGGTCGGCGTCGACGACGTCGGCCAGTTCGGCCATCTCACCGGGGACCAGCGCGGCGACGTTGCCGTTGATCGAGAGCACGGGACGCTCGGCGAGCAGGAGGTGTGCCGCGGCGGCCCGTTCGGCGTCGTCGGCGCTCGGAATCGTCTCCTCGCCCAGCAGGTAGTCGAACGCGCTGCCCCGCCCTTCGGCGTGCATCCCCTGGAGGTGGGTGATCCCTTTCTCGACGCCCCGCTCGATTCGGTGGCGAGTGAGCAGGTCCTGATATCTGGGGTGGTCCTCCGGGATCTCCTCCTCGTGCTCGACGTCGGCGGAGACGCTGTCGTAATCGGTCACGATCGATCACTTGGTTCGGTCGATAAAAAACAGACCGATCCGACGAGTACTCGCGGTCAGGTCGAACGGCGCAGCCTGCTCGGTCCCGGGCGGACGCCATTCCGACCGGTTTCGGATCACTCCTCGCCTCATGGCTCGACTCGCCTCCTTCGCGGTCGATCGTATAAAGACGCGATACATTTCGTGCGAATCTACTCACACGAGTGGAGCCACCTCCACGTATGGCCACAGACCGACGAGATGACGACTCGGCACTCAGCGCCTCGAGGACGGACGATGACTACGGTTCCCACCTCGAGCGGAGTCGGACGGTCTGGGACCGGTGGAGTAACTGGTACGAGATGAGCGAGCGCGATCTCGAACCGATGCGCGAGGCGACGATCGATCGGCTCGACCTCCACCCGGGTGACCGCGTGCTGGAAATCGGCTGCGGACCGGGCGTCAACTTCGAACGGATTCGATGCGATATCGGTCCGGCGGGCGAACTCGTCGCGATCGACTACAGCCCGGAAATGGTCGAAAAAGCACGCGAGCGGGTCGAGACACGCGGCTGGGAGAACGTCGAGGTTCGCTGCGCCGACGCCACGACGGCCGAGTTCGACGACCCGTTCGACGGGGCCCTGGCGACGCTCTCCCTGAGCGTTATGCCCGACATCCGCCGCGCGACCGAGACCGTGTATCGAACGTTGCGCCCTGACACCACGTTTGCGGTATTCGATATTGGGACGATCTCCGACGGTCCCGCTCGAGTCCTGAACCCGCTCATCCGGCGTTTCTTGCGCTGGTACGCGAACTGGAATCCCGACGGCGACGTTGTGGCGTCGCTCGAGGCCGTCTTTGATGAATGCGACATCGTCGATACCTATATGGCCGGCACCATGTACACCGTCGTTTGCGAGAAACGCGACCGGGTCTGAGACGGGTATAGTAGCCACTGAAACGATCCACACACCGATCGTAAGCTGCCGTGCGATCAGGTGTACATTGACTTTCAGTGGCTACCATAGCTGATCGACCCGTACTACGGTCCGCTCTCGAGGACGCGTTCGACCGCGTTCGCCTCGCCGCGGCGGAGGAGTTCCGAGGCCGTCGAGACGGCACACTCGAGTTCGGCGGCCACCGCCGCGATACCGGCCTCTCGCGGGATCTCGTAGAATCCGACATCCCGGGCCGCCCGAAGCGCGGCTATCTGGCGGTCGGAAACGGGCGCGCCGCTGACCGTTACGGCGTCGCTCACCCAGCGGACGGTCAATTGCAGTCCGTCGGGAACGTCCTCCATCATGGCGGCGAGGGCGGACGAATGCCCGACGACGGTCAGTCGAATCGTCCGATCGGATCTGACCTCGATCGGCGGCACGATCACGGCCGTTCGCTGTGCGAGCGCGTTCAGCAACGACAGCCCCTCCGGACCGAGGTCTCGACGGAGATAGCAAAAGAAGCCGTCGTCGGACGGCGTGATATCGTACTCGCGGACACCCTCGAGGTCGCACAACAGCGACTCGTAGGCTGTGGGGTCGCCGTAGACGAACGACGTGATCGTCTCGACGCCGTCGGCCGACTGACCGCCCACGATGACTTCTCGGTCGATGTCGGGCGACTCGCAGATTCCCTCGTGAATCGGTGGAATCGCCTCCGGAGCGTACTCGAGTCGGATTCCCATCGATTTCATGGCTCGATCATGTCCCTCGAGACACATAACTGCTCGATAGCGACGGGACAGACTTGACGCTGCTCGTACACGCAGTCGGCCCATCCCGTTCTGGTCGGGCTATGACGTCTCTCGAATTGAAACGATGAAAAAGAGAGAACGGTACGCGACCGGTTCGAATCGGTGCGGGAGTTACTCGGTGAAGGTGATCCAGCCGTCGGGTGCCTGCGCCTTCACGTCGTTCATCGCCTCGCGGGCGTCCGTGCGGTTCGCGTAGGTCTGCGTGCTCTTCGCCATCGTCGTCCCGTACTCGTCGATCAGCTGCCAGACCCAGCCGTCGTCGGCGGTGTGCAGCTCGAAGGAAACGCTGTCGATCTCGAGGATGCTCGCCGACTCGATCAGTTCGCGGACGTTCTCGAGGGCCTCGCGCGCGGCGTCGACCGTTTCGTGCGTTTCGGAGCCGGACGCGACGGTGCGGCCGTCCTCGTCGATGAGCCGCCAGCGCCAGCGTTCGTCGTCGTCGGCGACGAGTTCGAACGAGGCGACGTCGAAGTCGACGCGGCCGGCCATCGGCGCGAGCCGACGGACCGCTTCGATCGCGTCCAGCAGTTCGTCCTTGCTCGCAGCGGAGTCGACCGCCTCGGCGAGCACCTCGCGATCGCGGTCGACGAGTTCCCACGACCAGCTGTCGTCGCCGTCGAGGCGAATGACGGCGTCCTCGATCGCGAAGATCGGCGCCTCGGGCGCGTGGGCCGTGAGGGCGTCGACACCGTCGGTCGCCGCCTCGCGATCGGAGTAGGAGACGGTCGAGTCGGCGATCTCCGCTCGGTCGCGGTCGAGCAGCCGGAAGTGCCACTCGCCGTTGCCGTACAGCTGCACGGACACGTCGCCGATCGTGGAGCGACGAGCCGTTGCGGCGGCGTCGCGCACGTCGTCGAGACCGTCGACCAGTTCGTCGCGGGTCGGATGGTCCTCGCCGTCGACGGCGACGGTGTCACCGGACGGCATGACGAACCGCCAGTGCCAGTCTTCCGTCGCGTACGTCTGGAAGATCGCCCGGTCCATCGTCCGCACGTCGGAGTCGAGATACTCGAGCAGCCGATTCATCGCCTGGCGCGCGGCTCCGCGGGTGGGATGGGTCGCCGGATCCTCCGCGACGAGCTTGCCGGCCTCGTCGATGAGCCGCCAGCCCCACTCGTCGTCCTCGTTGACGAACAGCTCGAAGGCCGCGGTCTCGATCTCGAGGAGTTCCGCGTTGGGTGCCTGCTCTTTCAGCGTCATCATCGCTTCCGCAGCATCGCCGCGGGAGGTGTGTTCCTCGCCGCTGTCCGCGAGCACGTTTCCGTCCTCGTCGATGAGTCGCCAGCGCCACTCGCCGGAATCGGCTTCGTAGACCTGGAAGGCAGCGTTCTCGAACTCGATGAGCTCCGCCTCGCTGGCCTGCTGGCGAACCCGCTCGATCGCCGTCGTCGCCGTCTCGGCGTCGGCGTGTGGCTCCGTACTCGCAGCGACGACGTCCCGGTCGTCGGTGACGAGCCGCCAGTGCCACGGACCGGTCTCGTCCGCGTCGGGCGCATCGACGGTCGTTCCGCCGTCGGCCGCGGGTTCGGGCTCTTCGACCGTCGCGGGGAGGTCGTCGTCCGGCGTGGATGCGGCACTGCCACCGGCGCTGGGCCCCGCCGCCGGATACACTTCGTACTCGGCGTCCTCGATCTCGACGACGTCCGCTTCGCGGGCGTTCTCACCGAACTGGTCGGCCCACTCCGCCGAGCCGTCGTGTTCGGGGGTTCCCTCGGGTCCGCGCGCGACGACGTGCTCGGTCTCGTCGACCAGCCGGTAGCGCCACTCCTCGCCGGACTCGTAGAGCTCGTAGGTCGGTTCGCCGGCGACGGTGACCGACGCCGACTCGAGCGCCGGGAGCAACGCTTCGGCGGCCTTCTCGGCGTCGCGCCGGGAGTCGAACTCGTCCGTGCTGTTGGCGACGACCTCGTCGTCGGCGTCGACGAACCGCCAGGTCCAGCCGTCGGCTCGCTCGCAGAGTTCCACGCCGACGTGCTCGACGTCGAGAACCCGCGCCTGATCGAACCGTTCGGCGAACGTCTGGGCGGCGTCTTCGGCCCGTTCCTGCGTCGAGTGTCCCGTCTCGCTCGAGGCCAGCGGCGCGCGTTCGTCGTCGACCAGCTGCCAGTACCACTGATCGCGTCGCTCCTCGTAGGTGAAGGCAGCACCCTCGATCTCGATCACGTCGGCGTCGGGGCCCCGATCCTTCAGGAAGCTCACCGACTCCTCGGCGCCGTCGCGCCGATCGAATTCGCCGGCACAGGAGCCGACGATGGAGCCGTCGTCCCGCGCGAGCGTCCACTGCCACGTGCCGTCGCGGTCCTCGTAGAGTCGGAACGCCGAAGTCGTCAGCTCCATTAGCCCCGCGGAGCTGATCTGGGACTTGACGCGCTCGATACCCTCCGTGGCGTCCGGCCGCGTCACGGCGCTCTCGTTGCTCTGGGCCAGCGCCTCGAGGTGGAGGACGTGCCACTTCCAGTCGCCGTTCTCGTCGCGGAAGACGGCGAACTGTGCGCTTTCCATCGCGTCTCCGGTGAGAATCGGCGGATCTTCGGTCTTCCCTTCCTCCGCGACGAACATCCCCTTCTGTCCCGTGAGCACGGGAACGAGCGCGGTCACGCCCGCGATGATCCCGATACCGAGCGTGTAGACCGAAATGACCTCCACGCTATAGTCGGTCCCGAGTTGCCGCCAGTTGTACGGATACGCCCACCCGAAAAAGCCGACGCCCGCCAGCGAGATCAACAGACCGACGAAACTGGCCTGGATTCCCCGTCGACGAACCGGCAACATCAGGACGATTCCGAGCAGGCAGAACGCGAGCCCCGTCGCCGCCGTCACTCCGGAGATGCGGATGAGCGTGTAGGGGTTCCCCTCACCCGCGTAGCCGATCACGAACGTCGCGACGCCAGCGGCACCGATGATGTAGCCGACGATGAACAGCCAGTAGCCGTAGACGTCCTTGCTCGAGTCGGGTTCACCGACGTAGTGTTCATACAGCTGAAATAAGCTTTGGTGAAAGTCAGTTCGTGAAGCCATTGTCAAACTTGACCGGATAACTTGAACGAATCATAATAAAGTTCTGGCTACCAGTACGAAACCTGTCATAAAAAGTGCGGTCCCTCGAGCCGCACCGGTAAGCGATCTGTGCCGATTCGTATCGGTCACGTTCGATCACGAAACCGGGATCGAAAACGGTCACCGGATGACGAGGGGAGCGCCGAACGGCAGTGCACACTCGATCGTATTGCTGGCTGTTTGATGATAGAATACGGGCTGCGACGACTCTATAGTAGCCACTGAGCGGAGCTGGTCCCTACTTGAGCATCGCACCGGCCGGATGTGTGGCGCAGACCGAGGGCTCGTAGCCTGCATCGGATAGCCCCGTCCCGAGCGCGAAGACGGTTTCGCCGAGCATGGCCATCGACGCCTGTCCGTCGACCGCCGAGACGTCGGTGATCGCCTCCGAGACCCGTGCCGTCAGTAGCCCCGCATCGTGCGCGAACAGCCTCGAGGCGTACAGGAAGGAGAGCAACGTCGGTTCCTCGACGACCCGCGCGAGCGCTTCCTGGCCGGCGGCGGTCAGCGCTTCCGTATCGCCCGAGAGCACGTCGGCCGTCGAGCGTTCGCCGAACGAGACGTATTCCACTCGTGCGCGGGCGGGGATCGCATCGAGTTCGTTGTGATGGGGGCCGCCGGGCTCGAGGCGGATCGGGACGCCGCCGTGGGCCTGGGCAACCACGTCTCCGAGCCCCGTCCCGGCCTGAACCTCGGCACCGTGAGCGATCGTGACGAGTTCGTTCATCGAGAGTTTGCGATCGAAGACGCGATTGGTCGCGAGCGCCGTCCCGAGTGCCATCGCTCCCGACACGCCGAACCCCGCTCCGAGCGGGAGTTCGGAGTTCGCCTCGACTCGAGCGGTCGCGTTGAGCGTCTCGAGGACGGTCGCTACCGGGTCGACATCGATTTCCGTCCCGTCGAGAACGACGGTCGTCTCCGTCGCTGGCTCGACCGTTACGTCGACACCGTCCGTCAGCGTCAGTCCCGCGCCTCGTGAGCCGGCTTTCGTCGGATCGTCGTCCGGATGGGTGCTGAAAAAGCCCGTGACGTGACCGGGGACGAACGCCGTCACCTCCTCGCGCATTACGCCTCCGCTTTCGGCCGGAGCGATATAACGTTGAAGATTCCGCGATCGCGATAGACTTGCGGCGCGAACCGGTTCGATATCCAACTCCCTATCGGGCCGATCGAGAACTGGTTACGCGTACCGCGCGATTGGGAAGCAAACGCGCACACCGGAAACGCGACTCGGTCCGCCGAGACCGTTCGAGGTTGGGTCGTTCCGAGACGCGTTCGCCTGAACGGCAGCACTACTGCCGTACCACAACTGCCATAGATAACTCCCACCACTGTATTAAATACGCTCTATATAGAAGAGAAAGTTGGATTGTCTATCATGTGATACCACTGCACGTCGCATGACAGACAACGACAAACTTGGCGAACAGCCGGCGACCGACGAATCGACGACCGACCGACGAACACTCCTAAAGGCGACCGGAACGACCATCGTCGGCGGCGCGGGACTGGCCGCCGCGTCCGGGTCGGCCTCCGCACAGTTCCTTGGCGGCCCCACTGTGATCGAAGTCGATGACGGTTGGCTCGGCTGGAGCGCCGACGGCAGCATCCCCGTCGCGGACGAAGTGCTCATCTTCATCCACGGCTGGTTCGGCGATAGCACCGTCGAGAGCCAGACCACCGACGTGCAAGACTCCCTCGAGGCGGGCGGCTATACGCCCGACGAGACCGTTGCAATCGAGTGGCCCGGTACCACGCTCAACTTCGTCGGTGCCGAGGCCGACACCGAGGACGTCGGCGAGGTCGTCGCCGGTCTCGTCGAGGAATTCTACGATGCCGGTGGCGGAAATATCCGCCTCGTCGGTCACTCCCTCGGTGGGCGCTGCGTTTACTGGACCGCGACCAAGCTCAGCAGCGGCTACGAGATCGAGACCGTCGCGGGACTCGGCGCGGCCGCCGACGGCTCCGAAATCTGTGGCGACCCGTGGAATCCCGGCCTCAGCAACGCCTGCGAGGTCCGTAACTATCACTCCAACAACGACTCGACCGTCGGCGGTGCCTACGGCGGCTGGGGCGACACCGCTCTCGGAACCGAGGGTGCGGGCTGCAACCCCGGATCGAACTACACCGACGTCGACGTGACCTACAGCGTCGGCAGCCACCTCGCGTATCTGGGCGACGATGCCGTCGGTGCAGACCTCGCCGGTGCGATCAACAGCGGCTCCTGTACCAGCGGCGGCGGTGGCGACGACGGCGACGACGACGGCAGCTGGTGGAGTTGGTAATCGACGACGGCAGCTGGTGGGGCTAGTAATCGCGGCCGATCCCATCCACCCGCCCCAGTAGCGATCCGAAATCAGTGAGAGTCGTCCAAATCGTTTTTCTTCGCCAACGCATTCCTTCGGAACGACGGTACGGGATCCACTCTCGTGTCCGAAACCGTACCGGTACCCGTCTCGAGTATCCGGGCGACGGGTCGGCCGGTTCTCGCGCCCGGTATCCGGTTGCCACCGACTGCGTTCCGGTTCCGACGCTCGTCGTCCGGGAGTGAATTTGCTCGAGCGTCTCTCGGCGAGCGCCCAGTGGTCCTCGAACGGCGGGGCCTAGCAGCGCTGGACCTCGACCGGCAACTAGTCGCTGGAAGTGTTGATCGAGAACAACTACTCCGTAATATTTGATCAGATGGGGTTTGAATGCACTCAGAATAGCGGAGTAAAAACCAACCGGCTCGTACCGGAATAAGGATGTGTTGTATGTCAGACAAGCACACCTCCGGCAAATCGTATTCGATCGATCGACGAACGCTCCTTAAGACCACCGCAACGGCCGCCGTCGCGGCCGCGGGCGTCGGCGCGACGACCGGATCGGCGCTCGCGGACACGGACGAGATCATGGAGGTAGACCTGCGGGGCGGAATCCCGCCGGTGTCGGCGGCACCGCAGGGCGAGGACGAGGTTATCTTCAACGTCCACGGCTACAGCGGGTCGTCCGCCAGCGTCAGTCAGTCACAGACACTTCAGGACACGCTCCGCCAGCTCGGCAACACCGAGACGGTAACCGCGGTCACCTGGGACGACAGCGGCTTGCCAGGGTCGGCCGAGTCCAGCGCTCGCCAGCAGGGCGCGGACTTCGCCGACTGGATGGAGGGATACATCCAGGAGAATCCCGGCACGACGATTCGGGTCCTCGGCCACTCGATGGGCGGGATCGTCGCTTTCGAGTTCATGGCTGCCGCGGCTGGCCGATTCCAGGTCGCGAACGTCGACTCCATCGGGTCCTACGAGGTCAGCGACGTTCCCTGCGAGGGGACGGAGTTCCACGACGCCATCGACCAGGTCGCGTCGTTCGCCGGCAACTACTACTCGACGAACGACTCCATCGCGCGGCTCGGGAGCGGGCCAGCGGACTGTGGCTTCGGCGGCGGCTCGCTGCCCTCGAACTACGCTGACGTCGACGTCAGCGACTCCGTCGGCAGCCACACCACCTACAAGTCGAGTACCGGCTTCGGGCAGGCGTACATCAGCAACTTCCAGCCCGGCGTCGACCGGAACGGCGACGGCGGTGACAACGGTGATGGCGGCGAGGACGCCGCGCCGACCATCGACTCGCTGTCGGTGGACCAACAGAGCTTCTGGGGCAACGACATCACCGTCGAGTGGTCCGTCTCGGACGCCAACGGTGACCTCTCGTCCGTCCAGTCCGTCGTCTTCGGCTCGAGTAGCAACCGGCTGGACAGTACGCGTACGAGCGTTTCCGGCTCGAGCGCCTCGGGGACTCACGAACTCGACCCGCCGTACTACAACGACGGCACCTACGTCAGGGTCCGGGTCACCGACGCCGCCGGCAACGATTCGACCCGTCGCGTCCAGCTATAAGCGACGACCGACCGGGCCTGGTCGGCCCTTCGATTTTTCTTCGAGGAATTCGCACTACGGACTCAGACGCTGACGATCACGCGGGAAGAGAACAGCTTCCCGAATGTTGTCCAGCCCGAGGATCGTCATGATCAGGCGCTCGCCGCCGAGCCCGAAGCCGGCGTGGGGCGGCATGCCGTACTTGAACATCTTGGTATAGTACTCGAACTGGTCGGGATCGAGCCCCTGCTGTTCGAAGCCCTCGATGAGCTTCTCGTGGCGGTGCTCGCGCTGGCCGCCCGAGACCAGTTCCATCCGCGGGTGCATGAGGTCGAAGCCGGTCGAGAGCTGGGGATCGTCGTCGTGATCCTTGATGTAAAACGGCTTGATCTCGCTGGGCCAGTCGGTGATGAAGTAATGGCCGCCGACGTCCTGCCCGAGGGCCTCCTCGGCCGGCGTCGGAAGGTCGTCGCCCCAGACGAGCTGTTCGTCGAGTTCGCCCGTGGCGTTGATGCGCTCGAGGGCCTCCTCGTAGCTGATTCGCGGGAAATCGCCGTCGGGGACCGCGAAGTCCTCGGCGAGGTCGAGCTCCTCGAGCTGGTCGCCGAAGTTCTCCTGAACGGACTCGTAGGCGGCTTTGACGATGCCCTCGGCGACGTCCATGGCGTCGGTGTGGTCACAGAACGCGCCCTCGAAGTCGATCGAGGTGGCCTCGTTCAAGTGCCGCGGCGTGTTGTGTTCCTCCGCGCGGAAGATCGGGCCGATCTCGAAGACCCGCTCGACGTTCGAGCCGGCGACCAGCTGTTTGAACAGCTGTGGCGACTGGTTCATGAAGGCCTCCTCGCCGAAGTAGGTGATCGGGAACAGTTCCGTCCCGCCCTCGGTCCCCGTCGCGACGATCTTTGGCGTGTTGATCTCCGTACAGTCGTAGTCCCGGAACTGGTCACGGACCGAACGCAACACGTCCGAACGGATCTCGAAGACCGTCTGGACCTCCTCCTTGCGGAGGTCGAGGGTGCGGTTGTCCAGTCGCGTCGAGAGGTCGGCGTCGACCTTCTCCGAGGGGTCGAGCGGCAGTTCGGGGTCGGCGGGGGCGACGACCTCGACGGACTCGGGCGTGACCTCGACGCCCGTCGGCGCGCGCGGTTCCTCTTCGACCGCACCGGAGACTTCGATGACGCTCTCGCGGGAGACCCCCAGTCCCGTCTCGACCAACTCTTCGTCCATCTCGTCTTTCTCGAACTTGATCTGGATCTTGCCCGTCGTATCTCGAAGGATCAGGAATGCGATGCCCCCGAGATCGCGGATCTCGTGGACCCAGCCGGCGACCGTCGCGTCGTCGCCCGGCTCGGCGTCGGCAGTGTAGGTTCTGTCCTGCATACCATCCGATTCACGCAGGCGGAACTTAAGCGCAGTCGTTCGCACCGAGAGTCGCGGGTTCGTCAAAACCCGCAGTCGATGCCGAGTTCGGCACCGACAGCGGTAGGTGCAGCGCGGGGACGGTTCGATCGGCGGGTCTCAGACTCGCCCGGCTCACTGGGAAACCGTGCCGGCCAGAACGTAATACTCGTGGTGTGGCTCCCGCCCCCACAATACCGGATCGACGAGCGGTTCGTACTCGATGTCTCGTAGACCGCGCCGCTTGAGGACCGCACGCAGTTCTTCGGGCGGTCGTCCGTCGTACATCGGCAGGTCGTCGTGGATCTGTTCGTACTCGTCCCACGGTTCGGCGTGGTTCCAGTAGCCCTCGATCACGAGAATTCGACCGCCCGGTTCGACGACCCGCTGCCACTCCCCGATCGCCGTCTCGGGGTTCGGGAGCGTCCAGACGAGGTGGCGAGCCGTGACCAGTTCGACGGTGTTGTCGGGAACCGCGAGGGCCTCCGCGTCTCCGCGGTAGAAATCGGCCGACCGGCCCGCCTGTTCGGCTTTCTTCCGGGCGCGCTCGAGCATCTCCGGCGCGAAGTCGACGCCCGTAACGTCGTGGCCCAGTTCCGCCAGCAGCAGCGAAATAACCCCCGTCCCACACCCGATATCGAGCACCTGCAGCGGCTCGTCGCCGGTCCACTCGCGGAGAACCGCCAGCCACTGGTCGTGCTGTTCCTCGCTGTGGATGCCGTGTTGGCTCGCGTCATCGAACGTCGTCGCGCGCCCGTTCCAGTGCTGTCGGACGAGTTCCTTGACGGCATCCCCGTTCCGATCCGGTCGTGTCATGCAGGATTTTGCCCCATCTGTACCGACCTTCCTCTAGATCCGATAAAAGCATGGGGGTCGTTACGTTCGTCTCCGTAGCACGCAGCTATTCGATACAAATACTCGTCTGAGACCGGCATCCAACGGTTCCAGACGAACCGTTTTGCCGGGCCAACGCGATTACCCGGTATGGACGACCTCGAGCGACTCGCAGCCGATCTCGGAAGCGCGGACACGGTCGTCGCCTTCACTGGCGCGGGGATCTCGGCCCCCTCCGGCGTGCCGACGTTCCGGGGTGACGACGGCGTCTGGGACCGGTTCGACGAGGGACAGTTCACCTACGGCCGGTTTCAGCGCGATCCCGAGGGGTTCTGGCGGGACCGCGTCGAACTCCAGCGAGTGATGTTCGACGAGGCGTACGAGCCGAACGCGGCCCACGAGGCGCTGGCCGAGATGGGGCGGGACGGCGACCTCGAGGCGATCCTCACCCAGAACACGGACGGGCTCCACGCCGAAGCGGCCGCGGCGATCGACGACGGCGGGGAAAACGACGAACCGACCGTCCTCGAGTTACACGGCAACTCACAGCGGGTCCGCTGTACGGACTGCGGGAAACGCAGGGACGGCGATCCGATCTTCGAGCGCGCCGCGAACGGCGAACTCCCGCCGACCTGTGACTGCGGCGGCGTGTTC containing:
- a CDS encoding methyltransferase domain-containing protein: MTRPDRNGDAVKELVRQHWNGRATTFDDASQHGIHSEEQHDQWLAVLREWTGDEPLQVLDIGCGTGVISLLLAELGHDVTGVDFAPEMLERARKKAEQAGRSADFYRGDAEALAVPDNTVELVTARHLVWTLPNPETAIGEWQRVVEPGGRILVIEGYWNHAEPWDEYEQIHDDLPMYDGRPPEELRAVLKRRGLRDIEYEPLVDPVLWGREPHHEYYVLAGTVSQ
- the aspS gene encoding aspartate--tRNA(Asn) ligase, whose translation is MQDRTYTADAEPGDDATVAGWVHEIRDLGGIAFLILRDTTGKIQIKFEKDEMDEELVETGLGVSRESVIEVSGAVEEEPRAPTGVEVTPESVEVVAPADPELPLDPSEKVDADLSTRLDNRTLDLRKEEVQTVFEIRSDVLRSVRDQFRDYDCTEINTPKIVATGTEGGTELFPITYFGEEAFMNQSPQLFKQLVAGSNVERVFEIGPIFRAEEHNTPRHLNEATSIDFEGAFCDHTDAMDVAEGIVKAAYESVQENFGDQLEELDLAEDFAVPDGDFPRISYEEALERINATGELDEQLVWGDDLPTPAEEALGQDVGGHYFITDWPSEIKPFYIKDHDDDPQLSTGFDLMHPRMELVSGGQREHRHEKLIEGFEQQGLDPDQFEYYTKMFKYGMPPHAGFGLGGERLIMTILGLDNIREAVLFPRDRQRLSP
- a CDS encoding Sir2 family NAD-dependent protein deacetylase, with product MDDLERLAADLGSADTVVAFTGAGISAPSGVPTFRGDDGVWDRFDEGQFTYGRFQRDPEGFWRDRVELQRVMFDEAYEPNAAHEALAEMGRDGDLEAILTQNTDGLHAEAAAAIDDGGENDEPTVLELHGNSQRVRCTDCGKRRDGDPIFERAANGELPPTCDCGGVFKPDVVLFGEQLPGAVIQRARSLARESDVFLAIGSSLVVEPAASLPRLAASTGATVGIVNLEATPCDDIADVVHREDVTDAIPRLRELVD